The Candidatus Microthrix subdominans genome includes a window with the following:
- the aroH gene encoding chorismate mutase, giving the protein MPTMRALRGATTFDVDEREHVCERTVELLSAMVERNDVAHDDVVSVLFTATDDLHSVFPALAARQVGYGDIPLICARELDIAGATPQCIRILMHLHTTKPRDGLHHVYQHGAAALRDDLPS; this is encoded by the coding sequence ATGCCAACGATGCGGGCCCTCCGCGGCGCCACCACCTTCGACGTCGACGAGCGGGAGCACGTCTGCGAACGCACCGTCGAGCTGTTGTCGGCGATGGTCGAGCGCAACGACGTTGCCCATGACGACGTCGTCTCGGTGCTGTTCACCGCCACCGACGACCTGCACTCGGTCTTCCCGGCCCTCGCCGCCCGTCAGGTGGGCTACGGCGACATCCCGCTGATCTGCGCCCGGGAGCTCGACATCGCCGGGGCGACGCCCCAGTGCATCCGGATCTTGATGCACCTGCACACCACCAAGCCGCGCGACGGGCTGCACCACGTCTACCAGCACGGCGCCGCCGCGCTGCGCGACGATCTGCCGTCATGA
- a CDS encoding (d)CMP kinase, which translates to MSADRVIAIDGPAGSGKSTVARTVADKLHMAHLDTGAMYRGVAFAAIEAKIDLDDGDALDALAARVEMFFDGDRIFVDGTDATEAIRGQAVSTAVSPVATNAGVRAELVRRQRAWADEHDGGVIEGRDIGTAVFPDAPVKIFLTATPDERARRRAGETDGVDVEVLAAQIAERDLRDSTRAVNPMRPADDGVEIDTTEMTLAEVVDAVLAIVPWSEPAEPAEPAEPAEPAGAPTCRRQPPNLDVVEDVAVEDVAVEPPAPRHRAMQGRAVQPVTEAPTLSVGARAGYGLISATTRGLAKGLYRNEIVGTERLPRTGPYILVPSHRSGMDFLFAAMVTRRRVRWMAKESLWKYPSLGSFVDVMGGFRVNRGTADRHALRVAEAILADGQPLVVFPEGTRRSGEAVEDLFDGAAWLSSPAGAGGSGRNCGHRRGDVDGHQGAQARQDRDLDRRAAVAGRPAGGPHPSFARRRLHRAYPAGASGCLRSGQRPPFAQPVSPGMTGWSLTHGGFGRGGGAGGAGRGGGGGGGAGGGGGSAGVFVSLPPSGRTVGMINGLFSPGSIAVAGASRDRRAVGRRILDALVEGPFEGPVYAINPAATHVGSVPAHPSLSAIGKPVDLVVVAVPAKLVHEVVAEAADVGAGHVVVVSAGFAESGDEGRAAQDELAALVAERGMRMVGPNCLGVLATDPEVNMNASFAPEMPPVGNFGLASQSGALGIAIIELARRLGLGLSNFVSLGNQADITVSDLIEFWGTDPATGAGLLYLESFTDPARFRQVATETSRQLPLVMVKSGTTSAGSRAASSHTAALAGSDTAVEALLEQSGVIRAASLEHMFGIARILCSQPRPKGRRAAVVTNSGGPGVLCVDALLRANYSVEPLSDEASAELARQLPAAASVGNPIDMLAAAGAAAYRDVTEAVLSLDEVDVLIVIYTPIGLEDDEAVAQAISDGVAAARAKGADGVVLASVVGGEGQHSEPQANGEAGGREVIPTFAFPEDLAPLLGPIGDYCDWLARDLGRVGEPEGCDTEEALRIVTEALSQRGEGWLTVAEARAVLDAVGINLNAGRVVVSAAEARAAADEIGYPVAVTVASTGIVHKSDVGGVHLNLATADEVAKAYQAVSSLTEGTDARLDGALVGAMEDGIELFLGVDRDASFGPLIGFGLGGTSVEVLDDVAFRLAP; encoded by the coding sequence ATGAGCGCCGATCGGGTGATCGCCATCGATGGGCCGGCCGGTTCGGGCAAGTCGACCGTGGCCCGCACCGTCGCCGACAAGCTGCACATGGCCCACCTCGATACCGGCGCGATGTACCGGGGGGTGGCCTTCGCCGCCATCGAGGCCAAGATCGATCTCGATGATGGGGACGCCCTCGACGCTCTGGCAGCACGGGTGGAGATGTTTTTCGACGGCGACCGGATCTTCGTCGACGGCACCGACGCCACCGAGGCGATCCGCGGCCAGGCGGTGTCGACTGCGGTCAGCCCGGTGGCGACCAATGCCGGCGTGCGCGCCGAGCTGGTTAGACGCCAGCGGGCGTGGGCCGACGAGCACGACGGTGGGGTGATCGAAGGCCGCGACATCGGCACCGCCGTGTTTCCCGACGCTCCGGTCAAGATCTTTCTCACCGCCACGCCAGACGAGCGGGCCCGCCGCCGTGCCGGCGAGACCGACGGGGTGGACGTCGAGGTGCTGGCGGCGCAGATCGCCGAGCGGGACCTACGCGATTCCACCCGGGCGGTCAACCCGATGCGCCCGGCCGACGACGGCGTGGAGATCGATACGACCGAGATGACCCTCGCCGAGGTGGTCGACGCAGTGCTCGCCATCGTGCCCTGGTCCGAACCTGCCGAACCTGCCGAACCTGCCGAACCTGCCGAACCCGCCGGAGCGCCGACCTGCCGCCGCCAGCCGCCGAACCTGGACGTCGTCGAGGACGTGGCCGTCGAGGACGTGGCCGTCGAGCCGCCTGCGCCCCGCCATCGAGCCATGCAGGGGCGAGCGGTGCAGCCGGTGACCGAGGCCCCGACGCTGTCCGTCGGGGCTCGTGCCGGCTACGGGCTGATCTCCGCCACCACGCGGGGGCTGGCCAAGGGGCTGTACCGCAACGAGATCGTCGGCACGGAGCGCCTGCCTCGCACCGGCCCGTACATCCTGGTCCCGTCGCATCGGTCGGGTATGGACTTTCTGTTCGCAGCGATGGTCACCCGCCGCCGGGTGCGCTGGATGGCCAAGGAGTCGCTGTGGAAGTACCCGTCGCTCGGCTCGTTCGTCGACGTGATGGGCGGCTTCCGGGTCAACCGTGGCACCGCCGATCGCCACGCGCTGCGGGTGGCCGAGGCGATTCTGGCCGATGGCCAGCCGCTGGTGGTGTTTCCCGAGGGAACCCGCCGTAGCGGCGAGGCGGTCGAAGACCTGTTCGACGGCGCCGCATGGTTGTCATCGCCAGCGGGTGCCGGTGGTTCCGGTCGGAATTGCGGGCACCGAAGAGGCGATGTCGACGGGCACCAAGGTGCCCAGGCCCGGCAAGACCGTGATCTGGATCGGCGAGCCGCTGTGGCCGGACGTCCCGCAGGTGGGCCGCATCCCTCGTTCGCACGTCGCCGCCTTCACCGGGCGTATCCTGCCGGAGCTTCAGGATGCCTTCGATCGGGCCAACGCCCACCGTTCGCTCAGCCGGTCAGCCCGGGGATGACGGGTTGGTCTTTGACCCATGGCGGTTTCGGTCGGGGGGGGGGGGCGGGGGGGGCGGGCCGGGGGGGGGGGGGTGGGGGGGGGGCGGGGGGGGGGGGGGGGTCGGCCGGCGTCTTTGTGTCACTGCCCCCTTCGGGTAGGACTGTAGGGATGATCAACGGACTGTTCTCCCCGGGCTCGATCGCTGTTGCGGGCGCTTCCCGCGACCGCCGAGCGGTCGGCCGCCGCATCCTCGACGCCTTGGTCGAGGGCCCCTTCGAGGGCCCGGTCTACGCGATCAACCCGGCAGCCACGCACGTTGGGTCGGTGCCGGCCCATCCATCGCTGAGCGCCATCGGGAAACCGGTTGACCTCGTGGTGGTGGCCGTTCCGGCAAAGCTGGTCCACGAAGTCGTCGCCGAAGCGGCCGACGTCGGTGCGGGTCACGTCGTCGTCGTGTCGGCCGGTTTCGCCGAATCGGGTGATGAGGGCCGCGCCGCACAGGACGAACTGGCAGCCCTGGTGGCCGAACGGGGCATGCGCATGGTGGGGCCCAACTGTCTGGGGGTGCTGGCCACCGACCCCGAGGTGAACATGAACGCCTCGTTTGCCCCCGAGATGCCCCCCGTCGGCAACTTCGGGTTGGCCAGCCAGAGCGGGGCGCTCGGCATCGCCATCATCGAGCTGGCCCGCCGGCTGGGCCTGGGCCTGTCCAACTTCGTCAGCCTCGGCAACCAGGCCGACATCACGGTGTCGGACCTGATCGAGTTCTGGGGTACCGACCCGGCGACGGGGGCAGGCCTTTTGTACCTGGAGTCCTTCACCGATCCGGCCCGGTTTCGGCAGGTGGCCACCGAGACCAGCCGCCAGCTGCCGCTGGTGATGGTGAAGTCGGGCACGACCAGCGCCGGCAGCCGGGCGGCCAGCTCACACACCGCCGCCCTGGCCGGGTCCGACACCGCCGTCGAGGCGCTGCTGGAGCAGAGCGGCGTGATCCGCGCCGCATCGCTTGAGCACATGTTCGGGATCGCCCGCATCCTGTGCTCCCAGCCCCGCCCCAAGGGCCGCCGCGCCGCAGTGGTGACCAACTCCGGTGGCCCCGGTGTGTTGTGCGTCGACGCGTTGCTGCGGGCCAACTACTCCGTCGAGCCGCTCAGCGACGAGGCGTCCGCCGAGTTGGCCCGGCAGCTTCCTGCCGCGGCGTCGGTGGGCAACCCGATCGACATGTTGGCCGCCGCCGGTGCAGCCGCCTACCGCGACGTCACCGAGGCGGTGTTGTCGCTGGATGAGGTGGACGTGCTCATCGTCATCTACACGCCGATCGGCCTGGAGGACGACGAGGCCGTCGCCCAGGCGATCAGCGACGGGGTGGCCGCCGCACGGGCCAAGGGCGCTGACGGAGTCGTGCTGGCCTCGGTGGTCGGCGGCGAAGGCCAGCACAGCGAACCGCAGGCGAACGGGGAGGCAGGCGGGCGGGAAGTGATCCCCACCTTCGCCTTCCCTGAGGATCTGGCGCCGCTGCTGGGCCCGATCGGTGACTACTGCGACTGGCTGGCCCGTGACCTGGGGCGGGTAGGCGAGCCGGAGGGCTGTGACACCGAAGAGGCGCTGAGGATCGTGACCGAAGCGCTCAGCCAGCGGGGTGAGGGTTGGCTCACCGTCGCCGAGGCGCGAGCGGTGCTCGACGCGGTGGGAATCAACCTGAACGCAGGCCGGGTGGTGGTGAGCGCCGCCGAGGCTCGTGCCGCAGCCGACGAGATCGGCTATCCGGTGGCGGTCACGGTGGCCTCGACCGGGATCGTGCACAAGTCGGACGTCGGTGGGGTCCACCTGAACCTGGCGACCGCCGACGAGGTGGCGAAGGCCTATCAGGCGGTATCGTCGCTGACCGAAGGCACCGACGCACG